Below is a genomic region from Citrobacter telavivensis.
ACGGTCTGAATGTCTTTCAGTTCCGGTAACACGAGCCCTTCACCGTTGAGTACCAGCGGCGAGTACTGGGCCAGCGTTTCACTGGCGGACATCAGCATCTCATCGGTAATGCGGGATGCGCCGGAGGCAATCACGCCCAGCCCAATCCCGGGGAAAATATAGGCGTTGTTACACTGGGCAATAGGATAGATTTTGTCTTTCCAGACCACGGGCATAAACGGACTGCCGGTGGCGACCAGCGCGTTACCTTCCGTCCAGGCGATGATGTCCTGCGGCGTTGCTTCCACACGCGAGGTGGGGTTAGACAGTGGCATCACGATCGGGCGCGGGCAATGCTTGTGCATTTCGCGGATGATCTCTTCGGTGAACAAACCGGTTTGTCCGGAAACGCCGATCAGAATATCGGGCTTAACGTTACGGACTACGTCAAGCAGCGACAGCACGTCGTTGTCGCTGTCCCACGATTGCAGATTTTCACGTTTCTGCACCAGTTTGGTCTGGAAGGAGAGTAGATTCGGCATCTGGTCGGTCAGCAGGCCAAAACGGTCCACCATGAAGACTCTCTGGCGCGCGGCCTCTTCGCTCAAACCTTCACGCTGGATCTGAGCAACTATCTGCTCGGCAATACCGCAACCGGCGGAACCCGCGCCGAGGAAGACAATTTTCTGCTCGCTGAGCTGGCTACCTGCCGCTCGGCTGGCGGCGATCAGCGTACCAACGGTAACCGCAGCGGTGCCTTGAATGTCGTCGTTGAAGGAGCAGATTTCGTCGCGATAGCGGTTAAGGAGCGGCATGGCGTTCTTCTGCGCGAAATCTTCGAACTGCAGCAGAACGTCCGGCCAACGGTGCTTAACCGCCTGAATAAATTCATCGACAAACGCATAGTATTCATCATCGGTGACACGCGGATTTCGCCAGCCCATGTACAACGGATCGTTGAGCAGTTGCGGGTTGTTGGTTCCCACATCCAGCACCACAGGCAGGGTATAGGCAGGGCTAATCCCGCCACAGGCGGTGTACAGTGAAAGCTTCCCGATTGGAATGCCCATCCCGCCGATCCCCTGGTCGCCAAGACCGAGGATACGCTCGCCGTCGGTCACCACG
It encodes:
- the maeA gene encoding oxaloacetate-decarboxylating malate dehydrogenase, with protein sequence METKSKKMRSLYIPYAGPVLLEFPLLNKGSAFSTEERRNFNLLGLLPEVVESIEEQAERAWIQYQGFKTEIDKHIYLRNIQDTNETLFYRLVHNHLDEMMPVIYTPTVGAACERFSEIYRRARGVFISYQNRHNMDDILQNVPNHNIKVIVVTDGERILGLGDQGIGGMGIPIGKLSLYTACGGISPAYTLPVVLDVGTNNPQLLNDPLYMGWRNPRVTDDEYYAFVDEFIQAVKHRWPDVLLQFEDFAQKNAMPLLNRYRDEICSFNDDIQGTAAVTVGTLIAASRAAGSQLSEQKIVFLGAGSAGCGIAEQIVAQIQREGLSEEAARQRVFMVDRFGLLTDQMPNLLSFQTKLVQKRENLQSWDSDNDVLSLLDVVRNVKPDILIGVSGQTGLFTEEIIREMHKHCPRPIVMPLSNPTSRVEATPQDIIAWTEGNALVATGSPFMPVVWKDKIYPIAQCNNAYIFPGIGLGVIASGASRITDEMLMSASETLAQYSPLVLNGEGLVLPELKDIQTVSRAIAFAVGKMAQQQGVAVKTSAEALLQAIEENFWQAEYRDYRRTSI